The following are encoded together in the Desulfococcus multivorans genome:
- the uvrB gene encoding excinuclease ABC subunit UvrB, which produces MTLFTLISDLVPTGDQPAAIRALCANIARGTPHNVMLGVTGSGKTFTMAHVIARLDRPALVIAPNKTLAAQLYAEFRSLFPQNAVEYFVSYYDYYQPEAYIPTSDTYIQKDASVNEMIDKLRHSATRSVLSRRDVIVVSSVSCIYGLGAPEDYLDMRLSLRTGMEMDRDRLLADLVEIQYERNDLDFHRGVFRVRGDRVEIFPAYEEDVALRLEFFGDEIEQILEIDPLTGKSVRSLGETAIFPASHYVTSKTTLQSAVETITAELKTRIADFRGENKLIEAQRIEERTHFDLEMMLELGYCNGIENYSRHLTGRNPGEPPPTLLDYFPKDFLVFIDESHIGVPQIRGMYNGDHARKSTLVAYGFRLPSAMDNRPLKFEEFRKRVPQVVYVSATPADYELEKAKDALVELIVRPTGLMDPRIHVRSAEHQVDDLLDEIQKRIRKNERVLVTTLTKRMAEDLTDYYSDLGIRVKYLHSDIHTLERMEIIQDLRKGEFDVLVGINLLREGLDIPEVSLVAVLDADKEGFLRSARSLIQTCGRAARNVGGEVIMYAEKITAAMKSAIDETERRRKIQSAYNQQHHIVPTTIRKSLSPTFNVVHETEESFVDKIAEPIAAFGNDADIEKEIRRLEKEMKAAARELAFEQAAQLRDQIKALKELTLF; this is translated from the coding sequence ATGACCCTCTTCACCCTGATATCGGATCTGGTGCCCACGGGCGACCAGCCTGCGGCCATCCGGGCCCTCTGTGCCAACATTGCGCGGGGAACGCCCCATAATGTCATGCTGGGCGTCACGGGCTCGGGTAAAACCTTCACCATGGCCCACGTCATCGCACGGCTGGATCGGCCGGCCCTCGTCATAGCGCCCAACAAGACCCTTGCCGCGCAGCTCTACGCCGAATTCAGATCCCTGTTTCCGCAGAACGCCGTCGAATATTTCGTCAGCTATTATGATTATTATCAACCCGAGGCCTATATCCCCACCAGCGACACCTACATCCAGAAGGACGCCTCCGTCAACGAAATGATCGATAAGCTGCGCCATTCCGCCACCAGGTCCGTTTTGTCCCGCAGGGATGTGATCGTGGTGTCGAGCGTCTCCTGCATCTACGGTCTCGGCGCCCCCGAGGACTACCTCGACATGCGGCTCTCTCTCCGCACCGGCATGGAGATGGACCGCGACCGACTGCTTGCCGATCTGGTGGAGATTCAATATGAACGCAATGACCTCGATTTTCACCGGGGCGTCTTCAGGGTCAGGGGAGACCGGGTTGAGATCTTTCCGGCCTACGAAGAGGATGTCGCCCTGCGCCTCGAATTTTTCGGAGATGAAATCGAGCAGATTCTGGAGATCGATCCCCTCACCGGGAAAAGCGTCAGGTCACTTGGCGAAACAGCGATTTTCCCCGCCAGCCACTACGTCACTTCCAAAACGACGCTCCAGAGCGCCGTGGAAACCATCACGGCGGAGTTGAAAACCCGAATCGCCGATTTCAGAGGGGAGAACAAACTCATCGAAGCCCAACGCATTGAAGAACGAACCCATTTCGATCTGGAGATGATGCTGGAGCTGGGATACTGCAACGGCATTGAAAATTATTCCCGGCATCTCACCGGGCGGAACCCGGGGGAGCCGCCGCCCACCCTTCTGGACTATTTTCCGAAGGACTTTCTGGTCTTCATCGATGAAAGTCATATCGGGGTGCCTCAGATCCGGGGCATGTACAACGGCGACCACGCCCGGAAATCGACCCTCGTGGCATACGGCTTTCGCCTGCCGTCGGCCATGGACAACCGCCCCCTGAAATTCGAGGAATTCCGGAAAAGAGTTCCCCAGGTGGTCTACGTGTCGGCAACGCCCGCGGACTATGAGCTCGAGAAGGCAAAAGACGCGCTCGTGGAGCTGATCGTACGCCCCACAGGCCTCATGGATCCCCGTATTCACGTCAGAAGCGCGGAACACCAGGTGGACGATCTTCTGGATGAGATCCAAAAGCGGATCCGGAAGAACGAGCGCGTTCTCGTCACCACGCTGACCAAACGGATGGCCGAGGATTTGACCGACTACTACAGCGATCTGGGCATCCGGGTAAAATACCTCCACTCGGACATTCACACTCTCGAGCGTATGGAGATTATCCAGGATCTCAGGAAAGGCGAATTCGACGTCCTCGTTGGCATCAACCTCCTTCGAGAAGGCCTCGACATTCCGGAGGTCTCCCTCGTGGCCGTCCTCGACGCCGACAAAGAGGGGTTTCTGCGATCGGCCCGTTCTCTCATACAGACATGCGGGCGGGCGGCCCGAAACGTCGGCGGCGAGGTGATCATGTATGCCGAAAAGATCACCGCCGCCATGAAATCGGCCATCGACGAAACCGAAAGACGACGCAAAATCCAGTCCGCCTACAACCAGCAACACCACATCGTACCGACCACCATTCGAAAAAGCCTCTCGCCGACCTTCAACGTCGTCCATGAAACCGAGGAGTCCTTTGTCGACAAAATCGCGGAGCCCATAGCGGCCTTCGGCAATGACGCCGACATCGAAAAGGAGATCCGCCGGCTGGAAAAAGAGATGAAAGCGGCCGCCCGCGAGCTGGCCTTCGAACAGGCCGCCCAGCTCCGTGATCAGATCAAGGCCCTCAAGGAGCTCACCCTGTTTTAA
- a CDS encoding ParB/RepB/Spo0J family partition protein, with translation MTCSSVCVPISAVDGNDTTFQISTDRNTADLARSISAVGLLVPPTLMRTEDRLVIVNGFRRIAACRSLNQTTVSAGILPATATPRDCAEMAVAENALQRPLNLIERSRALSLLSVYYEDTADLAAASAKCGIPESPPMIRKLRGLCRLSPGIQAGIIDGTLSLAMASELQRFDEAEREVLAKLLLTFRMSLGKQREILTMIEEISRREGLSIPELLRTPTITSLLADDDTEPNVKVGRLRELLKRRRYPAIQKSEEQATALIRALGLKNPMKLVLPPNLEGETFSLTLRFRNIAELRHLHHTLGKIIDRPELDRLLSKDF, from the coding sequence ATGACCTGTAGCTCGGTATGCGTTCCGATTTCGGCCGTCGATGGGAATGACACCACTTTTCAGATCTCGACGGATCGAAATACCGCAGATCTCGCCCGATCCATTTCGGCCGTGGGGTTGCTGGTGCCCCCGACCCTCATGCGGACCGAGGACCGTTTAGTGATCGTCAACGGCTTCAGGCGGATCGCCGCGTGCCGATCGTTGAATCAGACGACCGTTTCGGCGGGAATCCTTCCCGCAACGGCCACACCGCGGGATTGCGCCGAAATGGCCGTTGCGGAAAACGCTCTCCAGCGGCCCCTCAATCTGATCGAAAGATCCCGGGCGCTGTCGCTGTTGTCGGTCTATTATGAAGATACGGCCGACCTGGCTGCCGCCTCGGCGAAATGCGGCATTCCGGAAAGCCCCCCCATGATTCGTAAACTTCGGGGGCTCTGTCGGCTTTCCCCCGGGATTCAGGCCGGCATCATTGACGGAACCCTCTCCCTGGCGATGGCTTCAGAGCTACAGCGCTTCGACGAAGCGGAAAGGGAGGTGCTGGCGAAACTGCTGCTCACATTCAGGATGAGCCTCGGCAAGCAGCGGGAGATCCTCACCATGATTGAAGAGATCAGTCGGAGAGAGGGCTTGAGCATCCCCGAACTTCTCCGAACCCCGACCATAACGTCCCTCCTGGCCGACGACGATACGGAACCGAACGTAAAGGTCGGACGACTTCGCGAGCTGCTGAAACGCCGACGCTATCCCGCCATTCAAAAATCGGAGGAACAGGCAACCGCTCTCATCAGGGCTTTGGGGCTCAAGAATCCAATGAAACTCGTTCTGCCCCCGAACCTGGAGGGAGAAACGTTTTCCCTGACGCTTCGATTCCGGAATATCGCCGAGCTGAGACACCTCCATCACACCCTTGGAAAGATCATCGACCGTCCGGAACTGGATCGACTTCTCTCGAAGGACTTCTGA
- the mdh gene encoding malate dehydrogenase, whose product MDKKVTVVGAGNVGATAAQRLVEKALCDVVLVDIVEGVPQGKALDLTQAAAIEKHDAKIIGTNSYEETADSDVVIITAGIPRKPGMSRDDLISTNAGIMKNVTTQVAKYSPNAVLIIVSNPLDAMCHVAFETSGFPKNRVIGMAGVLDSARFRAFIAMELNVSIENTHAFVLGGHGDTMVPLPRYSTVSGIPITELISPERIDALVDRTANGGAEIVAFLKTGSAFYAPASSAVEMTKAILYDKKQILPCAAYLQGEYGINDLFIGVPVKLGKGGVEEIIEIKLTDDEMARLKKSAAAVEELKAVLAKLK is encoded by the coding sequence ATGGACAAGAAGGTCACGGTTGTTGGCGCTGGAAATGTTGGGGCTACAGCTGCCCAGAGATTGGTCGAAAAAGCCTTGTGTGACGTGGTGCTAGTGGATATTGTCGAAGGCGTTCCCCAGGGCAAGGCCCTCGACCTCACCCAGGCCGCCGCGATCGAAAAACACGATGCGAAGATCATCGGCACCAACAGCTACGAGGAGACGGCCGATTCCGACGTGGTCATCATTACCGCCGGAATCCCCAGAAAGCCCGGAATGAGCCGCGACGACCTGATCAGCACCAATGCCGGCATCATGAAGAACGTCACGACGCAGGTGGCCAAATACTCTCCGAATGCCGTCCTTATCATCGTCAGCAATCCCCTTGACGCCATGTGCCATGTCGCTTTTGAAACCAGCGGTTTCCCGAAGAACCGCGTGATCGGAATGGCCGGCGTTCTCGATTCGGCCCGTTTCAGAGCGTTCATCGCCATGGAACTGAATGTGTCGATCGAAAATACCCATGCCTTCGTCCTGGGCGGTCACGGGGATACGATGGTTCCCCTGCCCCGGTATTCAACGGTTTCGGGCATTCCCATCACCGAACTGATATCTCCGGAAAGAATCGATGCGCTGGTGGACAGAACGGCCAACGGCGGCGCGGAGATTGTCGCCTTCCTTAAAACCGGCAGCGCATTTTATGCCCCCGCCTCCTCGGCGGTGGAGATGACGAAGGCCATTCTCTACGATAAAAAACAGATTCTCCCGTGTGCTGCTTATCTGCAGGGAGAATACGGCATCAACGATCTTTTCATCGGCGTCCCGGTGAAGCTCGGCAAGGGCGGCGTCGAGGAGATTATCGAGATCAAATTGACGGACGACGAAATGGCCAGGCTGAAAAAATCCGCGGCTGCCGTCGAAGAACTCAAGGCGGTTCTGGCAAAGCTCAAATAA
- a CDS encoding cyclic nucleotide-binding domain-containing protein, whose protein sequence is MGKVALAGSLGFLSLGDILQLVGSGGGSGLLRIFSPYAHEPGCIYFKKGNIIDAHAPGARGLEAVYALFGWLEGDFEFQERPVSTKRIITTNRMEIILEGLRLFDDGRIKTLGPPPLEKNVPDPAAPPFIRRHFIDYTYVVDEELYAAGELVTQEKHHGNWIWVVLEGTLDIIRSTPRGRLTVSRVGPGAFIGSVTAFLFQENTRKATVTATTDVQLGILDIQRMSKEFAMLSPAFRGYILSLDRRLSQVTGACVNYYNRIDTLPKVIRDKALMPPRTLKEGRLLRIERGHAAMTRKTEHGTLLIANLGEGDYLGTVPFLDIGHEPHQVSVFVSGDVKTTDIDAGSLESEYEDLPLTFKNLIENIAVNIAATTNVAGNLLKQNRVGRGPYPPGIGPLKSKVE, encoded by the coding sequence ATGGGAAAAGTCGCACTTGCAGGCAGCCTTGGTTTTTTGAGCCTTGGAGATATCCTTCAGTTGGTCGGCTCCGGCGGTGGATCCGGGTTGCTGCGGATTTTCAGCCCCTACGCTCACGAGCCGGGATGCATCTATTTCAAAAAAGGCAACATCATCGACGCCCACGCCCCTGGAGCCAGGGGATTGGAAGCCGTATACGCGCTGTTTGGCTGGCTGGAAGGGGATTTTGAATTTCAGGAACGACCCGTCTCCACGAAAAGGATCATCACCACCAATCGGATGGAGATCATCCTGGAGGGGCTTCGCCTGTTCGACGACGGCAGGATCAAAACCCTCGGACCGCCGCCCCTCGAAAAAAACGTCCCGGATCCCGCGGCGCCGCCGTTCATCCGAAGGCATTTTATCGACTACACTTACGTCGTGGACGAAGAGCTGTACGCGGCAGGGGAGCTGGTTACCCAGGAAAAACACCACGGCAACTGGATATGGGTGGTTTTGGAGGGAACGCTCGATATTATCAGGAGTACACCCCGAGGCAGGCTCACCGTCTCACGGGTGGGGCCAGGCGCTTTCATCGGCAGCGTGACCGCCTTTCTGTTTCAGGAAAACACCCGAAAAGCGACGGTCACGGCGACCACCGACGTCCAGCTCGGCATTCTGGATATTCAACGCATGTCCAAGGAATTCGCCATGCTGAGTCCGGCGTTCAGGGGGTATATTCTCAGCCTCGACCGACGCCTGAGCCAGGTGACCGGCGCCTGCGTGAATTATTATAACCGGATCGACACCCTGCCGAAGGTCATCCGGGATAAAGCACTCATGCCGCCCCGGACATTGAAGGAAGGACGATTGCTCAGAATAGAGAGGGGGCATGCCGCTATGACCCGGAAAACCGAGCACGGCACCCTCCTTATCGCCAATCTGGGAGAAGGGGATTATCTCGGCACCGTTCCCTTCCTGGATATCGGGCACGAACCTCACCAGGTTTCGGTGTTCGTTTCAGGCGACGTAAAAACCACCGATATCGACGCCGGGTCGCTCGAGAGTGAATACGAAGATCTGCCGCTGACCTTTAAAAATCTCATCGAAAACATCGCCGTCAATATTGCGGCGACGACGAATGTCGCCGGGAATCTTCTAAAACAAAACCGCGTGGGGCGCGGGCCGTATCCACCCGGCATTGGCCCGTTGAAGTCGAAAGTTGAGTGA
- a CDS encoding LysM peptidoglycan-binding domain-containing protein codes for MKSFKISELDIGMPAVLAGAGVLTLIICLIVLIPGKETDTDTQATEAAVAGLENRVVEMENRLNNALAALEAKTAETPSEEASSDAVSERTMVIQSLTEQVASLQKKIEHIDSRQGNLEQRVVSLSSTAQTGKSNTQRPSTKTVSKKETASAPAARSTPKKAPERKVAAKTPAKKTDVSAKPPVASSAGYHVVAAGETRYGIARRYGLNVAELDRLNGFTSETIIQPGQKIRVRK; via the coding sequence ATGAAATCTTTCAAAATCAGCGAGTTGGACATAGGTATGCCCGCTGTTTTAGCGGGTGCGGGTGTTTTGACATTGATCATCTGCCTGATCGTGTTGATACCGGGCAAGGAGACCGACACGGATACCCAGGCGACGGAGGCGGCTGTCGCCGGGCTGGAGAACCGTGTCGTGGAGATGGAAAACCGGCTCAACAACGCGCTTGCCGCTCTGGAAGCGAAAACGGCTGAAACGCCGTCGGAAGAGGCCTCCTCCGACGCGGTCTCCGAGAGAACGATGGTAATTCAGTCCTTGACCGAGCAGGTGGCGAGCCTCCAGAAGAAGATCGAGCATATCGACAGCCGTCAGGGGAATCTCGAACAGCGCGTTGTCTCCCTCAGCTCGACTGCACAGACAGGAAAATCGAACACCCAGCGGCCGTCGACAAAAACGGTTTCAAAAAAGGAGACCGCTTCAGCACCAGCGGCGAGATCGACCCCGAAAAAAGCGCCTGAGAGGAAAGTCGCGGCCAAAACCCCTGCAAAGAAGACAGATGTCTCGGCAAAGCCTCCCGTCGCCTCGTCGGCCGGATATCATGTTGTTGCGGCGGGGGAAACCCGGTACGGCATTGCACGACGGTACGGCCTCAATGTGGCGGAACTCGATCGCCTCAACGGATTTACGTCGGAAACCATCATTCAGCCGGGTCAGAAGATACGGGTCCGGAAATGA
- a CDS encoding YcgN family cysteine cluster protein, with protein sequence MSAKKFWEYKSLHALTPAEWESLCDGCGRCCLHKLEDEETGAVFYTSVACRLLDIHECRCKAYADREQRAPDCMSLTPDIVAQCHWLPSTCAYRRLLEGLPLPWWHPLISGSPETVHSAGISLRNKAISEACVNVDDLEPYIIPGGTESDDMAFWEEAPD encoded by the coding sequence ATGTCCGCCAAAAAATTCTGGGAGTACAAGTCACTGCATGCATTAACCCCGGCCGAATGGGAGTCCCTGTGCGACGGATGCGGCAGATGCTGCCTCCACAAGCTCGAGGACGAGGAGACGGGAGCGGTTTTCTATACAAGCGTCGCCTGCCGGCTCCTTGATATCCATGAATGCCGATGCAAAGCTTACGCAGACCGCGAGCAGCGCGCTCCGGACTGCATGTCGCTCACCCCGGACATCGTTGCCCAATGCCATTGGCTGCCTTCGACCTGCGCCTATCGCCGTCTTCTGGAAGGCCTCCCTTTGCCGTGGTGGCATCCCCTCATTTCCGGCAGCCCGGAAACCGTTCATTCCGCAGGCATTTCCCTGAGAAACAAAGCCATTTCGGAAGCCTGCGTGAATGTCGACGATCTGGAGCCTTACATCATTCCGGGCGGCACGGAGAGCGACGATATGGCGTTTTGGGAGGAGGCGCCGGACTGA
- the ispF gene encoding 2-C-methyl-D-erythritol 2,4-cyclodiphosphate synthase, translating to MRIGMGHDVHQLVRDRKLVIGGVTIPFERGLLGHSDADVLLHAICDALLGAAGLGDIGRHFPDTDPSYKNIDSIRLLIATHDMVRSKGLELVNLDATIFAEAPRMAPFRPQMIRNIASALGVPEDRVNVKATTTEGLGAVGRGEGIAATSVVLLQSAMSS from the coding sequence ATGCGAATCGGTATGGGACACGATGTCCATCAACTGGTACGCGATCGAAAACTCGTTATCGGCGGCGTTACCATCCCATTCGAGAGGGGACTGCTCGGCCACTCGGACGCAGACGTCCTTCTTCATGCGATCTGCGACGCCCTTCTCGGCGCCGCCGGTCTGGGAGATATCGGCCGCCATTTTCCCGACACGGACCCGTCCTACAAGAATATTGACAGCATACGCCTGCTTATCGCAACCCATGATATGGTGCGCAGCAAAGGCCTCGAGCTGGTCAACCTCGACGCGACAATTTTTGCCGAGGCACCCAGGATGGCCCCTTTCCGCCCGCAGATGATCCGGAACATCGCAAGCGCGCTGGGGGTCCCCGAAGATCGGGTCAACGTCAAAGCCACCACCACGGAAGGTCTGGGCGCCGTCGGCAGGGGGGAGGGGATTGCCGCAACGAGCGTCGTCCTGCTGCAATCGGCGATGTCGTCATGA
- a CDS encoding phosphoribosylaminoimidazolesuccinocarboxamide synthase, translating to MKHTVIETHFPGLKLLARGKVRDIYDLGETLLMVATDRISAYDVVLPNPVPAKGRLLTQISLFWFEVMEPIVANHVITGDVERFPAVCAPYKDILKDRSMVVKKARPIPIECVVRGYLSGSGWKSYQESGTVCGIRLPPGLKESEKLPEPIFTPSTKADVGEHDVNIDFDETVKRIGRETAETLKTLSLSIYRKGLSLAEEKGIIIADTKFEFGIVDGDIILIDEILTPDSSRFWPKAAYVPGGSQKSYDKQYVRDYLTSIAWNRQPPGPVLPDDVIRGTQEKYMEAFVALTGKSYDL from the coding sequence ATGAAACATACCGTAATCGAAACGCATTTTCCGGGATTGAAACTCCTCGCCAGGGGAAAAGTCAGGGACATCTACGATTTGGGAGAGACACTTCTGATGGTGGCCACCGACCGAATCTCCGCCTATGATGTCGTCCTGCCGAATCCGGTGCCGGCAAAGGGCAGGCTGTTGACCCAGATATCCCTTTTCTGGTTCGAGGTTATGGAACCGATTGTGGCCAACCACGTGATCACCGGAGATGTTGAACGGTTTCCCGCCGTCTGCGCCCCTTACAAAGACATTCTGAAGGATCGGAGCATGGTTGTGAAAAAGGCCCGGCCGATTCCCATCGAATGCGTTGTGCGCGGTTATCTCTCCGGTTCCGGCTGGAAAAGTTATCAGGAATCCGGAACCGTCTGCGGCATCCGGCTTCCTCCCGGCCTCAAGGAGTCCGAGAAACTGCCCGAACCGATCTTCACGCCGTCCACCAAGGCGGATGTCGGAGAGCATGACGTCAATATCGATTTCGACGAGACGGTAAAGCGGATCGGACGCGAGACGGCGGAAACCCTCAAAACCCTGAGTCTCTCCATTTACCGGAAGGGGCTGAGCCTTGCAGAGGAAAAAGGCATTATCATCGCCGACACCAAATTCGAGTTCGGCATCGTTGACGGGGACATCATCCTGATCGATGAAATCCTGACACCCGATTCATCCCGTTTCTGGCCCAAAGCCGCCTATGTTCCCGGTGGGTCCCAGAAAAGCTACGACAAACAATACGTGAGAGATTACCTGACATCGATCGCGTGGAACAGGCAGCCTCCCGGACCCGTGCTCCCCGACGACGTCATACGAGGCACCCAGGAGAAATATATGGAGGCCTTCGTCGCGCTCACGGGTAAATCCTATGACCTGTAG
- a CDS encoding GTP-binding protein, with the protein MANINLKSREIEVKIVYYGPGRGGKTTNLEYIFKTFRKQVTGEMVSARTEGDRTLFFDFLPMGLGKVRGYDIRVKLYTVPGQVKYASTRKIVLKDVDGVIFVADSLQVRRIKNMESLKDLHLNLREYGTSILNIPLVLQYNKRDLAEHGIPLLSVSQMETDMNRQLKAPSFPASAVKGEGVGPTLKACLKLTLRSLKTQMGW; encoded by the coding sequence ATGGCAAACATCAATCTGAAGTCTCGGGAGATCGAGGTCAAAATCGTGTATTACGGACCGGGCCGGGGCGGAAAGACCACCAATCTTGAATACATCTTCAAGACCTTCAGGAAGCAAGTGACGGGCGAGATGGTTTCCGCCAGAACCGAAGGGGACCGGACCCTGTTCTTTGATTTTCTTCCCATGGGCCTCGGCAAGGTCAGGGGATACGACATCCGGGTAAAGCTCTATACCGTTCCAGGGCAGGTGAAATATGCATCAACCCGCAAAATAGTTCTAAAGGATGTCGACGGCGTCATCTTCGTTGCGGATTCGCTCCAGGTCAGAAGAATCAAGAACATGGAATCGTTGAAGGATCTTCACTTGAATCTTCGGGAATACGGCACCAGCATCCTCAACATCCCCCTGGTGCTGCAATACAACAAAAGAGACCTGGCCGAGCACGGCATCCCGCTTCTGTCCGTGAGCCAGATGGAGACGGACATGAACCGACAGCTCAAGGCACCTTCGTTTCCGGCCAGCGCCGTCAAAGGAGAAGGCGTCGGACCGACATTGAAGGCATGCCTGAAATTGACGCTCAGATCCTTGAAAACACAGATGGGGTGGTGA
- the uvrC gene encoding excinuclease ABC subunit UvrC, with protein sequence MNDAILEKLAATASLPGVYLIKDHKAVVIYVGKAKNLRKRLSSYFRKPVQSDLKTALLVEKAATFDTIITETENDALILESNLIKRYHPRYNVILKDDKRYPSLRLDPREPYPNLQVVRKIANDGAFYFGPYTTPGAMYQTLKVINKHFKLRKCRNSVLKNRTRPCLNYQMGGCLGPCCRKVDPDVYQEIVREVVLFLKGRTSDLIQKIRHEMTVAAENPETYELAAELRDRMLALQKVVEKQISVSTDFKDRDVIGLAGAGSSFLITLLSVRGGYLSGSRHFRFEETFAAQPEMVEAFIRQYYERAGFIPKEILTPVPIEGVPLVEAMLGNLKGEKVSILYPQRGEKVRLIRMANDNAADELRRRTSGEAENALLLQRLQRRLKMDRPPHRIECFDNSNILGTSPVSGMVVFQDGGPSRKDYRKYVIRTVDRPDDYAAMAEVLKRRYGKGEKSLPFPDLLMVDGGKGQLNIAAAVMRELGLEGAFQLIGIAKKDEAAGETRDKIYLPGRVNPVNLDREEAVYNLLARIRDEAHRHAIAFHRKRRGKKALASALDAVPGIGSRRKRALLDHFGTVKNIRAATLEELRAVPGISQTVAEALKRALRHSP encoded by the coding sequence ATGAACGACGCGATCCTCGAAAAACTGGCCGCCACGGCTTCCCTCCCCGGCGTTTATCTCATCAAAGACCATAAGGCGGTCGTCATCTATGTCGGAAAGGCTAAAAATCTCAGGAAACGACTCTCCTCCTATTTCAGGAAACCGGTCCAGTCGGATCTCAAGACCGCCCTCCTGGTGGAAAAGGCGGCGACGTTCGACACCATCATCACGGAAACCGAAAACGACGCACTGATTCTGGAATCGAATCTCATCAAACGGTACCATCCCCGCTACAACGTGATTCTCAAGGACGACAAACGCTATCCTTCCCTGAGGCTCGATCCCCGTGAACCCTATCCCAATCTGCAGGTCGTCCGGAAGATCGCAAACGACGGCGCCTTCTATTTCGGCCCTTACACGACGCCGGGCGCCATGTACCAGACCTTGAAGGTCATCAACAAGCATTTCAAGCTGAGGAAATGCCGCAACAGCGTGCTCAAAAACCGCACCCGGCCATGCCTCAACTATCAGATGGGCGGGTGTCTCGGCCCGTGTTGCCGGAAGGTCGATCCCGACGTTTATCAGGAGATCGTAAGAGAAGTGGTGTTGTTTCTGAAGGGCCGGACATCGGATCTCATTCAAAAGATCAGGCATGAGATGACGGTTGCCGCGGAAAATCCCGAAACCTATGAACTGGCCGCCGAGCTCAGGGACAGGATGCTGGCCCTTCAGAAGGTGGTTGAAAAACAGATATCCGTCTCAACGGATTTCAAGGATCGGGACGTCATTGGGCTCGCGGGCGCCGGATCGTCCTTCCTCATCACCCTGCTTTCCGTAAGAGGCGGATACCTTTCGGGCTCGCGTCATTTCCGTTTCGAAGAGACGTTTGCCGCCCAGCCCGAGATGGTCGAGGCGTTTATTCGACAGTATTACGAACGGGCGGGCTTCATCCCGAAAGAGATTCTCACGCCGGTGCCCATCGAAGGTGTGCCGCTGGTGGAAGCGATGCTGGGAAATCTGAAGGGCGAGAAGGTGAGCATCCTATACCCGCAGCGGGGCGAAAAGGTTCGGCTCATCCGGATGGCCAACGACAACGCGGCCGATGAGCTGCGGCGTCGGACCTCGGGCGAAGCGGAGAACGCGTTGTTGCTCCAGCGGCTCCAGCGCCGACTGAAAATGGATAGGCCGCCCCACCGAATCGAATGTTTTGACAATTCAAACATCCTGGGCACATCGCCGGTATCGGGTATGGTCGTCTTCCAGGATGGCGGCCCCAGTCGAAAAGATTATCGGAAGTATGTCATTCGGACGGTGGACAGGCCCGACGATTACGCCGCCATGGCGGAAGTGCTCAAAAGGCGCTACGGCAAGGGGGAAAAGTCATTGCCGTTCCCGGATCTGCTTATGGTGGACGGCGGCAAGGGGCAGCTGAATATCGCCGCTGCGGTGATGCGGGAGTTGGGACTCGAAGGGGCCTTTCAACTGATCGGGATCGCCAAAAAAGATGAAGCGGCAGGGGAAACACGCGACAAGATCTACCTTCCCGGCCGCGTCAATCCGGTCAATCTGGACCGGGAAGAAGCGGTCTACAACCTGCTGGCGCGCATTCGGGACGAGGCCCATCGCCACGCCATCGCCTTTCACCGTAAACGCCGGGGGAAAAAGGCCCTTGCTTCGGCGCTGGATGCCGTTCCGGGAATCGGGTCCCGGAGAAAACGAGCGCTTCTCGATCATTTCGGGACCGTCAAAAACATCCGGGCAGCGACCCTGGAAGAGCTCAGGGCCGTGCCCGGAATCAGTCAAACGGTGGCCGAAGCCCTGAAAAGGGCGCTTCGGCATTCCCCCTGA